In the genome of Marinomonas algicola, the window ATATCTCGGCTGATTTTGGAAGACGAGCAAGTCGGCTGGCCGATGCCTATGTACGTATGGGCGCGCGCCCGACTTTTACCTGCGCGCCTTATTTATTAGACGATGCGCCAGTCGAAGGAGAGACCATTGGCTGGTCAGAGTCCAATGCGGTTATCTACGCCAATACCGTACTGGGAGCACGCAGTCCGAAACACCCAGATTATCTCGATTTATTTATAGCTATGACAGGTCGAGCGCCGGCTTCTGGAGTCTATACCCAAGAGGGGCGCGTGGCTCACAAGGTCATTGCTGTTTCTCCTCCTGCAACATTAGGCCTTCACGACGACCTGTTCTGGCCTTTATTAGGTTGGTTAGCGGGACGTGAATCGCCGGATCATATCCCTTTACTAACGGGAATTGAGCATTTGCACCCAACCAAGGACGATTTAAAAGCATTGTGTGCGGCTTTTGGTACCACATCGGGCGCGCCTATGTTGCATATTGCTGGACACACACCGGAAGGTGCGCAATCGCCGCATGCCGATGCCGAACGACGTTTTATCGGGATGGCTGACTTCGTTTGTGCATGGACAGAGCTGAACCAGGGGGAAATGACCGTAGACCTAGTGGCTATTGGTAGCCCTCATGCGTCTATTAATGAAGTACGTCGGGTCGCCGATTTACTGGGTGATAACCAATGCAATCCAGCCACTAAAATGATCATCACCATTGGGCGAGAGGTCTTGAATCAAACAAAATCTGAAGGGCTAGTTGATCGATTAGAGAAAGCCGGTGTGCGGCTGATTCCTGATCTGTGTTGGTGTTCAATTACAGAGCCTGTTTTCCCACCAGAAGCGAAAGGTCTATTCACCAACTCGGGTAAATACGCGCATTATGCTCACGGTTTGACAGGTAGGCATTCTCGTATTGGGAGCTTAAAAGAGTGCGTTGACGCTGCGGTCAGTGGGCAGGCCCCCGAAAAACGTCCAGCATGGCTGGATGGTTAGGTTTGTTACTATCAAACTTGGGGGCTCTTTTGAGTCGGCTTTAATCAATAATGGTTTTCAGGTAATCATAACCAAGCTGCTGCATTTGTTGCTCAACCCATTCTGTTCTCTCACGGAGGTAAGGTGTTAAGCGGTTAGGGGTTCGAGTACGCGGGCTTGGCAGCATGATGGCCAACCGCGTCGCTTGTGTCGCTGAAAGTGTGCTGGCCGATCGACCAAAGTAATGTTGACTGGCGGCTTCGACGCCGTACATACCTTGACCGAACTCGGCCACGTTTAAATACACTTCAAGGATACGTTTTTTCCCCCAAACCATTTCAAGGACTACCGCTAAACCTGCTTCCAAACCCTTGCGTAAAAAGCTACGGCTAGGCCAAAGAAAGAGGTTCTTCGCCGTCTGTTGCGTAATGGTGCTGGCACCACGTAATCCTTCTCCATCACCGTAATCAATTATCGCGTTACGGATTTCAAGAACATCGATACCAAAATGTATGGGAAAACGTTGATCCTCTGACGCCACTACCGCCAACGGAATGTGTGGCGGCAGTGTATCAATGCTTATCCAAGCCTGCTTTACCGGATAAGGGCTTTGTAACATAAACGCCGTCGTCGGCAGCGGCGCAAAGCGAAACACCAGTAACACCAAGGCAAAGGTCAGCCACATACGCCATAAAAGACTCCATGCTTTTTTTAATTTACGGCGTTTACCTTTTGGCATGTAGGCACTCTTACTCGGTTTGATGGGCCTTTAATCAAGGTGTTTGTTGTCCGGTGACTTTATTTTTGAATCAAAGCGCCGCGCTTACTTTTGACGCAACTTCGTCAGACACCCAGGCTTTCCAAATGTGAGGGTAGTGTTCTAAAAAGTAATACATAGCCGCTTCTTCATCTGCTTGGTTATCTTCCATCCAAGCTAATAAAGTACTCATTTCTTGGTTCGTAAAACCGCGTGTTGAAAAGTATTCAAAGGCTTGAGGTTCTGTCTGAGAAAATGTCTCTGTCGTTATGGTGTAAACAGGGGAGGGGGGGTACATAGTCACTTTTGGCGATTCACAGTCTGGTTGTGTGGTGCAATTGCGATATTCTTCAACATCGGTTCCACTACCAAAATCGACTTTGACCATTTCATATTTCCCAAGTACGGGGGTTGGTGACCAGTAATAACCAAACCACGGCAAATGACGCTCGTGAGCTTTTGCTATGGTTCCAGCCAGTCCGGCACCGGAACCTGGATCAATCATTTCAAATTCATGGCTTTCTAGCTCAAGGGCGTTGAAGAGGTGCTCAGACGTGATTTGGCATGTCCATCCTGCTGGACAACCATAAAAGGCGGAAGCCGTATCACTTTCAGGATGCTTAAATAATTTAGCATGTTGAATAATCCCTTCTATGGTTGCCATTTCAGGGTATTGGTCGATCATATAAGCCGGAACCCAAAAACCTTCTTCTCCTCCATTCACGAGTGACTTACCTGCGTAACGCAGGCGTTTATTTGCGACACCTTT includes:
- a CDS encoding aconitase X — encoded protein: MDSLSDNSKKQSVIFVEGEASGDVLCCAEGLSFWGGVDPETGRIIDVHHPDCGASVAGKILQMPTSRGSCSGSGVLLELSLNGLAPAALVFKEPEEILTLGALVADRVFGKPLPTLSLSAKDYARLAESKAASISGSKLIVGSQELSLDVTKLGDIELTDEDQSLLSGTSGPAAKMAMDIICLMASVAGVRQLTNVTRGHIDGCILAHSANLIFAEKLADLGAKVVVPTTINAISVDRENWTSQNISADFGRRASRLADAYVRMGARPTFTCAPYLLDDAPVEGETIGWSESNAVIYANTVLGARSPKHPDYLDLFIAMTGRAPASGVYTQEGRVAHKVIAVSPPATLGLHDDLFWPLLGWLAGRESPDHIPLLTGIEHLHPTKDDLKALCAAFGTTSGAPMLHIAGHTPEGAQSPHADAERRFIGMADFVCAWTELNQGEMTVDLVAIGSPHASINEVRRVADLLGDNQCNPATKMIITIGREVLNQTKSEGLVDRLEKAGVRLIPDLCWCSITEPVFPPEAKGLFTNSGKYAHYAHGLTGRHSRIGSLKECVDAAVSGQAPEKRPAWLDG
- the mtgA gene encoding monofunctional biosynthetic peptidoglycan transglycosylase; its protein translation is MPKGKRRKLKKAWSLLWRMWLTFALVLLVFRFAPLPTTAFMLQSPYPVKQAWISIDTLPPHIPLAVVASEDQRFPIHFGIDVLEIRNAIIDYGDGEGLRGASTITQQTAKNLFLWPSRSFLRKGLEAGLAVVLEMVWGKKRILEVYLNVAEFGQGMYGVEAASQHYFGRSASTLSATQATRLAIMLPSPRTRTPNRLTPYLRERTEWVEQQMQQLGYDYLKTIID
- a CDS encoding ABC transporter substrate-binding protein codes for the protein MKILPSMLPVMLFSTFSIQANASTCGSFSIADMNWNSASLMAHVDQFILNHGYQCDAELVPGDSVPTGLSMIEKGRPDVAPELWTNGIKEALDKGVANKRLRYAGKSLVNGGEEGFWVPAYMIDQYPEMATIEGIIQHAKLFKHPESDTASAFYGCPAGWTCQITSEHLFNALELESHEFEMIDPGSGAGLAGTIAKAHERHLPWFGYYWSPTPVLGKYEMVKVDFGSGTDVEEYRNCTTQPDCESPKVTMYPPSPVYTITTETFSQTEPQAFEYFSTRGFTNQEMSTLLAWMEDNQADEEAAMYYFLEHYPHIWKAWVSDEVASKVSAAL